A region of Alkalidesulfovibrio alkalitolerans DSM 16529 DNA encodes the following proteins:
- a CDS encoding flagellin N-terminal helical domain-containing protein, whose protein sequence is MSLVINHNLMAMNAARNLTTAYSNLGTSVNRLSSGLRINSAADDAAGLAIRELMRADIASINQGVRNAMDAISMIQTADGALGVIDEKLIRMKELAEQAATGTYNSDQRLIIDSEFQAMASEITRIANATDFNGIYLLNGNLSSETHNGEGLNSTGKLKVHFGAGNDSAEDYYYVQIGNSTASALGVGIGAGSGAQARSVSTQALAQRALEGIQNAIISKDKIRANLGALQNRLENTITNLQIQAENLQASESRISDVDVATEMTEFVRQQILSQAAVAMLSQANSLPRMAMQLLGG, encoded by the coding sequence ATGTCGCTCGTTATCAACCACAACCTGATGGCCATGAACGCGGCCCGCAACCTGACCACGGCCTACAGCAACCTGGGCACGTCGGTGAACCGGCTGTCTTCGGGCCTGCGCATCAACAGCGCGGCCGACGACGCCGCGGGTCTGGCGATTCGCGAACTCATGCGCGCGGACATCGCGTCCATCAACCAGGGCGTGCGCAACGCCATGGACGCGATCTCCATGATCCAGACCGCGGACGGCGCGCTGGGAGTCATCGACGAAAAGCTGATCCGCATGAAGGAACTCGCCGAGCAGGCCGCCACCGGCACCTACAACTCGGACCAGCGCCTCATCATCGACTCCGAGTTCCAAGCCATGGCCTCGGAAATCACCCGTATTGCCAACGCCACGGACTTCAACGGCATCTACCTGCTGAACGGCAACCTGAGTTCCGAGACCCACAACGGCGAGGGACTGAACTCCACGGGTAAGCTCAAGGTCCACTTCGGCGCGGGCAACGACTCGGCCGAGGACTACTACTACGTGCAGATCGGCAACTCCACGGCCTCGGCGCTCGGCGTCGGCATCGGTGCTGGGTCTGGCGCTCAGGCTCGTTCCGTGTCCACCCAGGCTTTGGCCCAGCGCGCTCTGGAAGGCATCCAAAATGCCATCATCTCCAAGGACAAGATCCGCGCCAACCTGGGTGCTCTCCAGAACCGTCTGGAGAACACCATCACCAACCTCCAGATTCAGGCCGAGAACCTGCAGGCCTCCGAGTCGCGCATCTCCGACGTGGACGTGGCCACCGAGATGACCGAGTTCGTGCGTCAGCAGATCCTTTCCCAGGCCGCAGTCGCCATGCTCTCGCAGGCCAACAGCCTGCCGAGGATGGCCATGCAGCTCCTGGGCGGCTAG
- a CDS encoding winged helix-turn-helix domain-containing protein, whose amino-acid sequence MAFPGVQDITLPLLRYLGDGEIRSNAEIYAEMAKHFSLSEDDLRVLLPSGRQPIFKNRVAWAKAFLKQARILESPARGNYVITKRGKEVLAENVQRLTNKYLCRFDEFVEFKRVGRMEICNLRVRGKARRPPLNSLRKDF is encoded by the coding sequence ATGGCATTCCCAGGTGTTCAAGACATAACATTGCCGCTTCTTCGGTACCTTGGTGATGGAGAAATTCGTTCCAACGCTGAGATATATGCTGAGATGGCCAAACACTTTTCTCTTTCCGAGGATGATCTCCGAGTGTTGCTTCCAAGTGGAAGGCAACCTATCTTCAAGAATCGTGTTGCGTGGGCAAAAGCATTTCTCAAGCAAGCGAGGATATTGGAGTCTCCTGCGCGGGGAAACTATGTAATCACGAAGCGGGGAAAAGAAGTTCTGGCAGAGAATGTACAAAGATTGACGAACAAATATCTTTGTAGATTTGATGAATTTGTTGAGTTCAAAAGGGTGGGAAGAATGGAGATATGCAATCTTCGTGTGAGGGGCAAAGCGAGAAGACCCCCCTTGAACTCATTGAGGAAGGATTTCTGA
- a CDS encoding ASKHA domain-containing protein, with protein MPQATEVFTIVTNDGRYVTVPVEPGITVAQAMFLHLAGHVKPMCGGAGLCGRCKTRFLKGTPPLDDAERKLLSPEDIDSSDRLACRHVAAPGMIVAQGGPAAPVPAPMPTVEAAALAVDLGTTSLQWSALALDGRELAFGSDLNPQIGAGSEIMSRLALALAGHAPHLRRVVHERLLDLLRLTGYPELLVMAGNPSMTSLLLGLPVEGLARAPYHLDYAGGRLERLGEGLPEAYIPPQFGPFVGGDVAAGVVHLEREVHPAPPWLLADFGTNGEFVLALPDGRLLMASVPMGPALEGVGLSHGCLAGPGAITGFDLTPAGLLPRILPPCPENGPSGISGTGAISLLACLRRAGALDEDGRFMDGPSPLAARVLTTLDRTRGQPALELSGGLRFTASDVEEVLKVKAACNHALASLFEAAACTPRGVTTVHLAGALGSHVHPEDLAELGFLPQTLATACRAAGNTSLAGARLLAMDSAARDHAQSLPERATVLDLTARSDFGRHYLERMRFTYVP; from the coding sequence ATGCCACAGGCAACCGAAGTATTCACCATTGTCACGAACGACGGCCGATACGTGACCGTTCCCGTGGAGCCGGGGATTACCGTTGCGCAGGCCATGTTCCTGCACCTTGCGGGGCATGTCAAGCCGATGTGCGGCGGAGCGGGGCTTTGCGGCCGCTGCAAGACGCGTTTTTTGAAAGGAACGCCGCCTTTGGACGATGCCGAACGCAAACTTCTCTCTCCCGAGGACATCGACTCGAGCGACCGCCTTGCCTGCCGCCACGTTGCCGCACCGGGCATGATCGTCGCCCAGGGCGGACCTGCCGCGCCGGTTCCCGCTCCCATGCCAACCGTCGAAGCCGCTGCCCTGGCTGTGGACCTGGGCACCACGAGCCTGCAATGGTCAGCCCTGGCCCTGGATGGTCGCGAACTGGCCTTCGGGTCCGACCTGAACCCCCAAATTGGCGCGGGCAGCGAGATCATGTCACGCCTCGCCCTGGCCCTGGCCGGACATGCCCCTCATCTGCGACGAGTAGTGCACGAACGCCTTTTGGACCTGCTCCGCCTCACAGGCTACCCCGAACTTCTTGTGATGGCGGGCAACCCATCCATGACCAGCCTGCTCCTCGGCCTGCCCGTGGAGGGCTTGGCCCGCGCGCCCTACCACCTGGACTACGCGGGCGGCCGACTGGAGCGACTCGGAGAGGGCCTGCCAGAGGCCTACATCCCGCCGCAGTTCGGCCCCTTCGTCGGCGGGGACGTGGCGGCCGGAGTCGTGCACCTGGAACGGGAGGTCCACCCTGCTCCGCCCTGGCTTCTGGCGGATTTCGGGACCAACGGCGAGTTCGTCCTGGCCCTGCCGGACGGCCGCCTTCTCATGGCCAGCGTTCCCATGGGGCCCGCGCTCGAAGGCGTGGGGCTTTCACACGGCTGCCTGGCCGGTCCCGGCGCGATCACCGGCTTCGATCTGACGCCAGCAGGCCTTTTGCCGCGCATCCTGCCGCCGTGCCCAGAAAACGGCCCGAGCGGCATTTCCGGCACGGGCGCGATCTCGCTCCTCGCCTGCCTGCGCCGGGCAGGAGCGCTTGACGAGGACGGCCGTTTCATGGATGGTCCCTCTCCCCTCGCGGCCCGGGTTCTGACCACGCTCGACCGCACGCGGGGACAACCCGCGCTGGAGCTTTCGGGCGGACTGCGCTTCACGGCCTCGGACGTGGAGGAAGTCTTGAAGGTCAAGGCCGCTTGCAACCATGCCCTGGCCAGCCTTTTCGAGGCCGCCGCATGTACGCCGCGCGGCGTCACAACCGTCCATCTGGCCGGAGCACTAGGCAGCCATGTGCACCCCGAGGATTTGGCCGAACTCGGCTTCCTGCCTCAGACGCTCGCGACGGCATGCCGGGCGGCTGGCAACACCTCGCTTGCCGGAGCCCGCCTTCTGGCCATGGACAGCGCCGCGCGCGACCACGCCCAGTCCCTGCCAGAGCGAGCCACGGTGCTGGACCTGACCGCGCGGTCCGATTTCGGCCGCCACTATCTTGAAAGGATGCGATTCACCTATGTTCCCTGA
- a CDS encoding small ribosomal subunit Rsm22 family protein — MFPDNPSSAPCPSLFGPLTPEAAGHLAEYGRMLKQVMPLTPRHARTLHYEVRDLSASLTEERGEAFAPDYMTRPGPLAAYLHYFHPWNLVRLTRLFASLPLALPDDALVVDLGAGPLTVLQALWLARPELRRQKLRFVCLDRAGKSLRLGRDLFRLLDPKSPWDIRLEAEHLFKLPRARADLITAANVLNELSGGPGSRREPDLAGLAGRLASHLAADGSLLLVEPGTRLAARRLIELRETLIEDEGFVMASPCPHQTQCPMPGTGRKAWCHFGFDSQGAPAWLTHLSEAARLPKSRLHVSFVLAGRTLPRPDETQARVVSEAFPLPGGERGQYACSVRGLTLLMGWMRQSGELVRPVWPEADVVDKVSGALRVPMPGPDGKPHRGPQARHTKDAGANRTTFGKAPGEKKPREERQPRDEATAHGAKGQDRPARPGAMKGTSKAPAKREPGGKAKAKAPGPRGSGRSR, encoded by the coding sequence ATGTTCCCTGACAATCCCTCGTCCGCGCCCTGCCCTTCGCTCTTTGGACCGCTCACACCGGAGGCGGCCGGGCATCTGGCCGAATACGGGCGCATGCTCAAGCAGGTCATGCCGCTCACCCCGCGCCACGCCCGGACGCTGCACTACGAGGTGCGCGACCTTTCCGCCAGCCTGACCGAGGAGCGCGGCGAGGCCTTCGCCCCGGACTACATGACGCGGCCAGGCCCCCTGGCAGCCTACCTGCACTATTTCCACCCCTGGAACCTGGTGCGCCTGACCCGGCTCTTCGCCAGCCTGCCGCTCGCCCTGCCCGACGACGCCCTGGTGGTGGACCTGGGGGCCGGGCCGCTGACGGTATTGCAGGCCCTGTGGCTGGCGCGGCCCGAGCTTCGCCGCCAGAAACTTCGCTTCGTCTGCCTGGATCGCGCGGGCAAATCCTTGCGCCTGGGACGCGACCTCTTCCGCCTGCTCGACCCAAAGAGTCCGTGGGACATCCGACTCGAAGCCGAACACCTGTTCAAGCTGCCGCGCGCGCGGGCCGACCTGATCACGGCTGCCAACGTTTTGAACGAACTTTCCGGAGGTCCGGGCTCGCGGCGCGAGCCTGATCTTGCCGGACTTGCCGGACGTCTGGCCTCGCATCTCGCGGCCGACGGCTCGCTTCTGCTCGTGGAGCCGGGAACCCGGCTGGCCGCGCGCCGGTTGATCGAACTGCGCGAAACCCTGATCGAGGACGAGGGCTTCGTCATGGCCTCGCCCTGCCCGCACCAGACGCAATGCCCCATGCCGGGCACGGGCCGGAAGGCGTGGTGCCACTTCGGCTTCGACAGCCAGGGCGCGCCCGCCTGGCTCACGCACCTGAGCGAAGCCGCGCGGCTTCCCAAGTCGCGGCTGCATGTCTCGTTCGTCCTGGCCGGGCGTACGCTGCCCCGGCCCGACGAAACGCAGGCTCGCGTGGTCTCCGAGGCCTTCCCCCTGCCCGGCGGCGAGCGCGGACAGTACGCCTGTTCCGTGCGGGGACTGACCCTGCTCATGGGCTGGATGCGCCAGTCCGGTGAACTGGTGAGGCCGGTGTGGCCGGAAGCGGACGTGGTGGACAAGGTCTCCGGGGCGCTTCGCGTGCCCATGCCCGGCCCGGACGGCAAGCCGCATCGCGGTCCGCAGGCACGGCACACGAAGGACGCCGGGGCGAACCGCACGACTTTTGGCAAGGCCCCGGGCGAGAAAAAGCCGCGCGAAGAGCGGCAGCCGCGCGACGAAGCAACGGCCCATGGCGCAAAAGGGCAGGACCGTCCCGCGCGGCCGGGAGCCATGAAAGGAACGTCCAAGGCCCCGGCCAAGCGCGAACCGGGCGGTAAGGCTAAAGCGAAAGCTCCAGGCCCACGGGGCAGTGGTCGGAGCCGTTGA
- a CDS encoding metallophosphoesterase: MDEQIYVGFGDVHGRLENMARIPEIRTAAGVIISGDLSNHGGKAEAEAIIGAARALNDRVYAQIGNMDKKAAEAWLDEVGANIHRKAVELPGGVWMMGVGWSSPTPFGTPSEMPDEVLGEWLEETWVKVGDPSRLIVVCHTPPHGTKADVIGKGTHVGSVAVRGFLLRRRPPVCLTGHIHESACEDTLGDTRIVNPGMLGQGGYALITVRNDKIAIKLRHV, from the coding sequence ATGGACGAGCAGATATACGTTGGATTCGGCGACGTGCACGGTCGTCTGGAGAACATGGCCCGCATCCCCGAGATACGGACGGCCGCGGGCGTCATCATTTCCGGCGATCTTTCCAACCACGGCGGCAAGGCCGAGGCCGAGGCGATCATTGGTGCGGCGCGCGCCTTGAATGACCGCGTCTACGCCCAGATCGGCAACATGGATAAAAAGGCCGCCGAAGCGTGGCTTGACGAGGTCGGTGCAAACATCCACCGGAAGGCCGTGGAACTGCCTGGCGGCGTGTGGATGATGGGCGTCGGCTGGTCCTCACCCACGCCTTTTGGCACGCCCTCGGAGATGCCGGACGAGGTGCTCGGCGAGTGGCTTGAGGAGACGTGGGTCAAGGTGGGCGATCCCTCACGGCTGATCGTGGTCTGCCACACGCCGCCTCACGGCACCAAGGCCGATGTGATCGGCAAAGGGACGCACGTGGGCAGCGTGGCGGTGCGCGGGTTTCTGCTCAGGCGGCGGCCGCCGGTCTGCCTGACTGGCCATATCCACGAATCGGCCTGCGAGGATACGCTCGGCGACACCCGGATCGTCAATCCGGGCATGCTCGGCCAGGGCGGCTACGCGCTGATAACAGTCCGAAATGATAAGATAGCAATAAAATTACGCCATGTGTAG
- a CDS encoding DMT family transporter gives MTTRHGSNLAPTLALLAACILWGSSFIAMKVAVTNFHPLFVVFARMSIAAVAFLFLMRRFRADYRAGDWKLIALMALCEPCLYFVFEAYALQYTSASQAGMVTAILPLMVALGARLALGERTAGRTYAGFCLSIVGVVWLTGVAVQTENAPNPLLGNFLEFVAMCCATGYMVLLRHLSSRYNAWFLTFAQAAVGAIFFLPAMALPGVQLPQELPLVPALCIVYLGLVISIGAYGLYNFGMSRVPAGQASAFVNLIPVVSVVLGCLLLGDTFTKQQMLAAVVVFAGVFLSQRRIPAAAPPSETA, from the coding sequence ATGACCACGCGCCACGGATCGAACCTCGCCCCCACGCTCGCCCTGCTCGCGGCCTGCATCCTGTGGGGCAGCTCCTTCATCGCCATGAAGGTGGCGGTGACCAACTTCCATCCGCTTTTCGTCGTCTTCGCGCGCATGAGCATCGCGGCCGTGGCCTTCCTGTTCCTCATGCGCCGGTTCCGGGCCGACTACCGTGCTGGTGATTGGAAACTGATCGCCCTCATGGCGCTTTGCGAGCCGTGCCTGTATTTCGTCTTCGAGGCCTACGCCCTGCAATACACCTCGGCCTCGCAGGCGGGCATGGTCACGGCCATCCTGCCGCTCATGGTCGCGCTGGGCGCGCGCCTCGCCCTTGGCGAACGCACGGCGGGCCGCACCTACGCGGGTTTTTGCCTGTCCATCGTCGGCGTGGTCTGGCTCACAGGCGTGGCCGTGCAGACCGAAAACGCGCCCAACCCCCTGTTGGGCAACTTCCTGGAGTTCGTGGCCATGTGTTGCGCCACGGGCTACATGGTGCTGCTCAGGCACCTTTCCTCGCGCTACAACGCCTGGTTCCTGACCTTCGCCCAGGCGGCCGTGGGCGCGATATTCTTCCTGCCCGCCATGGCCCTGCCGGGCGTGCAACTGCCCCAGGAGCTGCCCCTCGTCCCGGCGCTGTGCATCGTCTATCTCGGCTTGGTCATCAGCATCGGGGCCTACGGGCTGTACAACTTCGGCATGAGCCGCGTACCCGCGGGCCAGGCCTCGGCCTTCGTCAATCTCATCCCGGTCGTCTCGGTGGTCCTGGGCTGCCTGCTCCTCGGCGACACCTTCACAAAGCAGCAGATGCTGGCCGCCGTCGTCGTCTTCGCAGGGGTCTTCCTGAGTCAGCGCAGGATTCCGGCGGCCGCTCCGCCATCTGAAACGGCATGA
- a CDS encoding peptidoglycan DD-metalloendopeptidase family protein, with translation MIIEHAEDGFVVNRVPIEYETQTVTVRGTISDSLFQAVEGSGEGASLVFAIAGIYEWDIDFTRDLRQGDSFSLVVEKRYREGAFAGYGKVLAARFDNQGTPFYAILFEESEGRPSYFNLEGRSMRKAFLKAPLKFTRISSGYNLRRVHPILNEVRAHPAIDYAAPTGTPVRTIGDGTVTYAGYNGAAGNMIKVLHRNGYETWYLHLQGYARGVRKGTRVSQGQIIGYVGSTGRSTGPHLDFRMRLNGKYVNPMNVKMPPAENVSKARMDAFERTVRHLRPLLDAEEPLRVQTPVRPPEKDPTAL, from the coding sequence TTGATCATCGAGCACGCCGAGGACGGCTTCGTGGTCAACCGAGTCCCCATCGAATACGAGACCCAGACCGTCACTGTGCGCGGAACCATCTCAGACAGCCTCTTCCAGGCGGTCGAGGGCAGCGGCGAGGGAGCATCCCTTGTTTTTGCCATCGCGGGCATTTACGAATGGGACATCGACTTCACCCGCGACCTCAGACAAGGCGACTCCTTCAGTCTTGTGGTCGAAAAACGCTATCGCGAGGGCGCCTTCGCGGGCTACGGCAAGGTGCTTGCGGCGCGCTTCGACAACCAAGGGACTCCCTTCTACGCGATCCTCTTCGAGGAGTCTGAAGGACGGCCCTCCTATTTCAACCTCGAAGGGCGCTCCATGCGCAAGGCATTCCTCAAGGCTCCGCTCAAATTCACCCGCATTTCCTCGGGCTACAACCTGCGCCGGGTGCACCCCATCCTCAACGAAGTCAGGGCACACCCGGCCATCGACTACGCCGCGCCGACCGGAACGCCGGTGCGCACAATCGGTGACGGCACCGTGACCTACGCGGGATACAACGGAGCGGCCGGCAACATGATCAAGGTCCTGCATCGCAACGGCTATGAAACGTGGTACCTGCATCTACAGGGCTATGCACGCGGCGTGCGCAAGGGAACTCGCGTCTCCCAGGGACAGATCATCGGATACGTGGGCTCCACGGGCCGTTCCACCGGGCCACACCTGGACTTTCGCATGCGCCTCAACGGGAAATACGTTAACCCCATGAACGTGAAGATGCCCCCGGCCGAGAACGTATCCAAGGCCAGGATGGACGCCTTCGAGCGCACCGTGCGCCACCTGCGGCCCCTGCTCGATGCGGAGGAACCGCTGCGCGTCCAGACTCCGGTGCGCCCCCCCGAAAAGGATCCTACCGCTCTGTAG
- a CDS encoding 5-formyltetrahydrofolate cyclo-ligase produces MDHKQAVRAAMLARRSSQPDAERMALSRRIQKRILALPSVAQAREVLLYAPVRGEVDTDMLRDALWKRGVRVLLPRCRPHEAGCLDLHRVTCVGELGSGKYGIPEPDPAVCELIEAAQPDVAIVPGVAFDRTGARLGMGGGFYDRLLARMPETAAIAPAFGFQLLDEVPSDTWDRRMHFIVTESETIEVAS; encoded by the coding sequence ATGGACCATAAGCAGGCCGTACGGGCCGCCATGCTCGCCAGACGCTCGTCGCAACCGGATGCAGAGCGAATGGCGCTTTCCCGGCGCATCCAGAAGCGAATCCTGGCCCTGCCCTCCGTCGCGCAGGCGCGTGAGGTGCTTCTTTACGCCCCGGTGCGCGGCGAGGTGGACACGGACATGCTCCGCGACGCGCTGTGGAAACGTGGGGTGCGAGTACTCCTGCCCCGTTGTCGCCCACACGAGGCAGGCTGCCTGGACCTGCACCGCGTAACCTGCGTAGGCGAGCTCGGGTCGGGGAAATACGGCATCCCGGAGCCGGACCCGGCAGTGTGCGAACTGATCGAGGCAGCCCAGCCAGATGTCGCCATCGTGCCCGGGGTGGCCTTTGACCGCACAGGCGCGCGGCTTGGCATGGGCGGCGGATTCTACGACCGGCTTTTGGCCCGGATGCCCGAGACAGCGGCAATAGCTCCGGCGTTCGGATTTCAGCTTCTCGACGAGGTGCCGAGCGACACCTGGGACAGGCGCATGCATTTCATCGTCACTGAATCGGAAACAATAGAGGTAGCCTCATGA
- a CDS encoding M23 family metallopeptidase, which translates to MMKKRNRYIFAQKARRPVAGRLAFAFFALLLSATLILPTLTEERTAPLMGARSEVENCDASAQADMLAEIDDEIEIADAASAIDVVKGVIKPGETVSNLLGSYFGPADIHALVQKCADVFPLSRINAGREYSIIAENDSFRSFVYDIDAEERLVVELDESGFVVNRVPIEYETTTVTVSGTINDSLFQAVDDSGEGPSLVFAIARIYEWDIDFTRDLRQGDSFSLVVEKRYREGAFAGYGRVLAARFDNQGDSYYAFLFEEAEGRASYFNLEGRSMRKAFLRAPLEFTRISSGFNLRRMHPILNEFRAHPAIDYAAPIGTPVRTVGDGTVTFAAFNGGSGNMVKIQHRNGYETWYLHLNGFARGIRKGARVNQGQVIGYVGTTGLSTGPHLCFRMRLNGQYVNPLNVKTPPADNVSKENMKAFKRVVQQLRPLLDMDEQLQVQAPAPREAPTAL; encoded by the coding sequence ATGATGAAGAAACGAAACCGTTACATCTTCGCGCAAAAGGCCAGACGCCCCGTGGCGGGGCGTCTGGCCTTCGCTTTTTTCGCCCTGCTGCTCAGCGCAACGCTTATCCTCCCCACACTCACCGAAGAAAGAACGGCTCCCTTGATGGGTGCTCGAAGCGAAGTCGAGAATTGCGATGCCTCGGCCCAGGCGGATATGCTTGCGGAAATCGACGATGAGATCGAGATCGCTGACGCTGCATCCGCAATCGACGTCGTCAAAGGCGTCATCAAACCCGGCGAAACGGTCTCGAATCTTCTCGGTTCCTATTTCGGCCCAGCGGACATCCATGCACTTGTGCAAAAATGCGCCGACGTGTTCCCCCTCTCGCGCATCAATGCCGGACGCGAATACAGCATCATCGCCGAAAACGACTCATTCCGCAGCTTCGTCTACGACATCGACGCTGAAGAACGTCTGGTTGTCGAACTCGATGAGAGCGGCTTCGTTGTCAATCGCGTGCCCATCGAATATGAAACCACGACCGTCACGGTCAGCGGCACGATCAACGACAGCCTCTTCCAGGCGGTCGATGACAGCGGCGAGGGTCCGTCCCTCGTTTTCGCCATAGCGCGCATCTACGAATGGGACATCGACTTCACCCGCGACCTGAGACAAGGCGACTCTTTCAGCCTAGTCGTCGAAAAGCGCTATCGCGAGGGCGCCTTCGCTGGCTATGGCAGGGTGCTCGCGGCGCGCTTCGACAATCAGGGGGATTCCTACTACGCCTTCCTCTTCGAGGAGGCCGAGGGACGGGCCTCCTATTTCAACCTCGAAGGCCGCTCCATGCGCAAGGCTTTCCTGCGTGCGCCGCTCGAATTCACCCGCATCTCGTCGGGCTTCAACCTCAGGCGCATGCACCCCATCCTCAACGAGTTCAGAGCGCATCCAGCCATCGACTACGCCGCTCCCATCGGCACGCCGGTGCGTACCGTCGGCGACGGCACTGTGACCTTCGCCGCCTTCAATGGCGGCTCGGGCAACATGGTCAAGATCCAGCACCGCAACGGCTACGAGACGTGGTATCTGCACCTGAACGGTTTTGCGCGGGGCATCAGGAAAGGGGCACGCGTGAACCAGGGGCAGGTCATCGGCTACGTTGGCACCACAGGCCTCTCGACCGGCCCGCATCTGTGCTTCCGCATGCGACTCAACGGCCAGTACGTAAACCCGCTGAACGTAAAAACGCCTCCTGCGGACAATGTTTCCAAGGAGAACATGAAGGCATTCAAGCGGGTCGTGCAGCAGCTCAGGCCACTGCTCGACATGGACGAGCAGCTTCAGGTCCAGGCTCCAGCCCCACGCGAAGCGCCCACGGCCCTGTAG
- a CDS encoding exodeoxyribonuclease III codes for MILYSWNVNGFRAVVQKGFWDWFRERGADVVCLQETKASPEQLSPSDINPDGYMGIWSASTVKKGYSGTACFCRQAPLDHRLELPDSAWQGEGRLVHVEFEKFHLLNCYFPNSGQGPARLAYKLGYYQAFLDYCQELRRDKPVVFCGDVNTAHREIDLHDPVGNAKSSGFLPEERAWVDRFVDAGYVDSFRLFEQSGGHYTWWDYRTRARPRNLGWRIDYFFVCEELKDAVKRAWIEPDVNGSDHCPVGLELSL; via the coding sequence ATGATTCTCTATTCCTGGAACGTGAACGGCTTTCGGGCCGTGGTGCAGAAAGGTTTTTGGGACTGGTTTCGCGAGCGTGGAGCGGATGTCGTTTGTTTGCAAGAGACCAAGGCGTCGCCGGAGCAGCTTTCCCCCTCGGACATCAATCCCGACGGGTACATGGGCATCTGGAGCGCCTCCACGGTGAAGAAGGGCTACTCTGGAACCGCATGCTTCTGTCGTCAAGCACCCCTTGACCATCGTCTCGAATTGCCGGACTCGGCTTGGCAGGGGGAGGGCAGGCTCGTGCACGTGGAGTTCGAGAAATTCCACCTGCTGAACTGCTATTTCCCCAATTCCGGCCAGGGGCCCGCGCGATTGGCCTACAAACTCGGTTATTACCAGGCGTTTCTCGACTACTGCCAGGAACTGCGCCGCGACAAGCCCGTGGTCTTTTGCGGCGACGTGAACACTGCGCACCGCGAGATCGATTTGCACGATCCCGTGGGCAACGCCAAGTCTTCCGGATTTCTGCCCGAGGAGCGGGCCTGGGTGGATCGGTTCGTGGACGCCGGATACGTGGACAGCTTCCGGCTCTTCGAACAGAGCGGCGGGCATTATACGTGGTGGGACTATCGCACGCGGGCCAGACCCAGGAACCTGGGCTGGCGCATCGACTATTTCTTCGTCTGCGAGGAATTGAAGGACGCCGTGAAGCGGGCCTGGATCGAGCCCGATGTCAACGGCTCCGACCACTGCCCCGTGGGCCTGGAGCTTTCGCTTTAG
- a CDS encoding restriction endonuclease, with protein sequence MQSSCEGQSEKTPLELIEEGFLSIRNELVASIIDTIKKCSPMFFEKLVVDLLIAMGYGGSKKEAGLVTSYANDEGVDGIIKEDRLGLDVVYVQAKKWESSVSRPEIQKFAGALLGKKAKKGVFITTSSFTKEAVSFANSVEAKIVLIDGQKLAEYMIEYGVGVAVEDSYVIKRIDLGYFIEDNI encoded by the coding sequence ATGCAATCTTCGTGTGAGGGGCAAAGCGAGAAGACCCCCCTTGAACTCATTGAGGAAGGATTTCTGAGTATACGGAATGAGCTTGTCGCGAGTATCATTGATACGATAAAGAAATGCTCGCCAATGTTTTTTGAAAAACTTGTCGTCGATCTATTGATTGCGATGGGATATGGTGGATCAAAGAAGGAAGCTGGACTCGTCACGTCATATGCAAATGACGAAGGAGTTGATGGCATAATCAAGGAAGATAGACTTGGTCTTGATGTTGTTTATGTGCAGGCGAAGAAATGGGAATCTTCTGTTTCTCGGCCTGAGATTCAAAAATTTGCAGGTGCTCTTTTGGGCAAAAAAGCTAAGAAAGGTGTTTTTATAACAACATCTTCTTTTACAAAAGAAGCAGTATCTTTTGCAAACTCGGTAGAAGCGAAAATAGTTTTGATTGATGGGCAAAAGCTTGCAGAATACATGATTGAGTATGGCGTCGGTGTTGCTGTCGAAGATTCATATGTGATCAAGAGAATCGACCTCGGTTATTTCATTGAAGATAATATCTAG